From one Rhizobium leguminosarum genomic stretch:
- a CDS encoding heavy metal translocating P-type ATPase gives MNTKPDHDHHHGHGHGDDHNCCGHDHQEKAAEMVILDPVCGMTVDPQAGKPSFDRAGRLYHFCSEGCRTKFAAAPQDYLTAKDPVCGMVVDRSTAKHFLKVDGEKFYFCSAACQAKFEADPSAYRDGKRPPAKPAPKGTLYTCPMHPEVVSDRPGDCPKCGMALEPVGIPPDDEGPNPEIVDFVRRLWVSAILAVPLLALGMGPMLGLPLRESIGEPQATYIELLLATPVVLWAALPFFRRAWASLVNRSPNMWTLIGLGVGTAYVYSLVATLAPGIFPMSFRGHGASVPVYFEAAAVIVALVFVGQVLELKARERTGSAIRALLDLAPKTARRIDADGEERDVPVDEIQTGDRLRVRPGERVPVDGSVLEGQSTIDESMISGEPLPVEKSTGDALTGGTINKNGSLVMSAEKVGADMVLSRIVDMVAKAQRSRAPIQGAVDRVSAFFVPAVVAAAILAFIVWAAVGPEPSLANGLLAAVAVLIIACPCALGLATPMSIMIATGRGAGEGVLIKDAEALERFSKVDTLIVDKTGTLTEGKPKLTDIVAFGSFEETRLLSLAASLERGSEHPLADAIVSGAEERSISFVEVTGFEAKTGKGVQGLADGTMVALGNAAMLAVLGIDHSALAEKTEALRSEGKTVMFVVFDGALAGLVAVADRIKPTTAAAIKALHGSGLKIIMATGDNERTARAVAKSLGIDEVRADLLPEGKSALIDELRAKGAIIAMAGDGVNDAPALAAADVGIAMGTGADVAMESAGITLVKGDLTGIVRARRLAEATMRNIRQNLGFAFGYNALGVPVAAGVLYPIFGLLLSPMIAAAAMSLSSVSVISNALRLRFAKL, from the coding sequence ATGAATACCAAACCTGACCACGACCACCATCACGGCCACGGCCATGGCGACGATCACAACTGTTGCGGCCATGATCATCAAGAGAAGGCCGCCGAGATGGTGATCCTTGATCCCGTCTGCGGCATGACCGTCGATCCGCAGGCCGGCAAGCCCTCGTTCGATCGTGCGGGCCGCCTTTATCATTTCTGCTCGGAGGGCTGCCGGACGAAGTTTGCGGCTGCGCCGCAGGATTATCTGACCGCGAAAGACCCTGTCTGCGGCATGGTGGTTGATCGCTCGACGGCAAAACATTTCCTGAAAGTCGACGGCGAAAAATTCTACTTCTGCTCGGCCGCTTGTCAGGCGAAATTCGAAGCCGATCCCTCAGCCTATCGCGACGGCAAACGCCCTCCGGCAAAGCCGGCGCCGAAGGGCACGCTCTATACCTGCCCGATGCATCCGGAGGTCGTCAGTGACCGCCCCGGCGACTGCCCGAAATGCGGCATGGCGCTCGAGCCGGTGGGCATTCCGCCTGATGACGAAGGCCCGAACCCGGAAATTGTCGATTTCGTCAGACGGCTTTGGGTGAGCGCCATCCTTGCCGTGCCGCTGCTCGCCCTCGGCATGGGCCCGATGCTCGGCCTGCCGCTCCGGGAATCGATCGGCGAGCCGCAGGCGACCTATATCGAACTGCTGCTGGCAACGCCTGTTGTGCTGTGGGCGGCCCTGCCCTTCTTCCGCCGCGCATGGGCCTCGCTCGTCAACCGCAGCCCGAATATGTGGACGCTGATCGGTCTCGGCGTCGGCACCGCCTATGTCTACAGCCTCGTCGCCACGCTAGCACCCGGCATCTTCCCGATGAGTTTCCGCGGCCATGGTGCGTCTGTGCCCGTCTACTTCGAGGCAGCGGCCGTCATCGTCGCCCTGGTTTTCGTCGGCCAGGTGCTGGAACTGAAAGCACGCGAACGCACCGGCTCGGCCATCCGCGCTCTGCTCGACCTTGCGCCGAAGACGGCGCGGCGCATTGATGCTGATGGCGAAGAGCGCGACGTGCCAGTCGACGAGATCCAGACCGGCGACCGGCTGCGCGTGCGCCCCGGCGAGCGGGTTCCGGTGGACGGCTCCGTCCTAGAGGGCCAGTCGACCATCGACGAATCGATGATCTCAGGCGAACCATTGCCCGTGGAGAAATCGACGGGCGATGCGCTCACCGGCGGCACGATCAACAAGAACGGCTCTCTGGTCATGTCGGCCGAGAAGGTCGGCGCCGACATGGTCCTGTCGCGCATCGTCGACATGGTCGCCAAGGCGCAACGCTCGCGCGCGCCGATCCAGGGTGCAGTCGACCGGGTGTCGGCCTTCTTCGTGCCGGCGGTCGTTGCCGCGGCCATCCTTGCCTTTATCGTCTGGGCAGCGGTCGGTCCGGAGCCAAGCCTGGCGAATGGCCTGCTTGCCGCCGTCGCCGTTCTGATCATCGCCTGCCCCTGCGCGCTCGGTCTTGCGACGCCGATGTCGATCATGATCGCGACGGGGCGCGGCGCTGGCGAAGGCGTGCTGATCAAGGACGCCGAAGCGCTGGAGCGTTTTTCGAAGGTCGATACGCTGATCGTCGACAAGACCGGTACGCTGACCGAAGGAAAGCCGAAGCTTACCGACATCGTCGCCTTCGGCAGCTTCGAAGAAACCCGGCTGCTGTCGCTGGCGGCAAGCCTGGAGCGCGGCTCCGAGCATCCGCTCGCCGACGCGATCGTTTCAGGCGCCGAGGAGCGCAGCATCTCCTTCGTCGAGGTCACCGGCTTCGAGGCAAAGACCGGCAAGGGTGTTCAGGGCCTAGCCGACGGCACGATGGTCGCGCTCGGCAATGCGGCGATGCTCGCCGTTCTCGGCATCGATCATTCGGCGCTTGCCGAGAAGACCGAAGCCCTGCGCAGCGAGGGCAAGACGGTGATGTTCGTGGTTTTCGACGGCGCGCTTGCCGGTCTCGTCGCCGTTGCCGACCGGATCAAGCCGACGACGGCAGCCGCCATCAAGGCGCTGCACGGCAGCGGCCTGAAGATTATTATGGCGACGGGCGACAATGAGCGCACAGCGCGTGCGGTGGCAAAAAGCCTCGGCATCGACGAGGTTCGCGCCGACCTGTTGCCGGAAGGCAAAAGCGCGCTGATCGACGAGCTGCGTGCCAAGGGCGCGATCATCGCCATGGCCGGCGACGGCGTCAACGACGCGCCGGCGCTTGCCGCCGCCGATGTCGGCATCGCCATGGGCACCGGCGCCGACGTTGCGATGGAAAGCGCCGGCATCACCCTGGTAAAGGGCGATCTCACCGGCATCGTCAGGGCGCGGCGGCTGGCGGAGGCGACGATGCGGAACATCCGCCAGAATCTCGGCTTCGCCTTCGGCTACAATGCGCTCGGCGTGCCGGTCGCAGCCGGCGTGCTCTATCCGATCTTCGGGTTGCTGCTGTCGCCGATGATCGCCGCGGCGGCGATGAGCCTCTCGTCCGTCTCGGTGATTTCAAATGCGCTGAGACTGCGCTTTGCAAAATTATAG